TTTTTATGAATGAATATTTTCACAATAAAACCAGTGTTTTTCGTAATAACAAACTCTATTTTCAGATACTGAGAGAACATTTATATGTTATAAAGTATGGCAATTTAATTTAAGAGAAATTTACACTACAACCTTAAACAATTTTAATAAGAAATATTTATGAAAATTCAATAAACAACTGTTGTTTATGTATAGTATTGCCTGAGCTAAATAATATCAATAATCTTTCGTTTTGGTTTCAAATAAAGGGTGTGTATTTTAGCAACTATATTAATTAATTTAATCGAATATACGCCCCCACTGTGAAAACTAAATTAACCTACCTCATCCTATTATTTCACTTAACGACAATTATAGCACAAAATAACGATGGCTTATTACAAATATTAAAAGATAATGTAACAAATTCTACAACAGATTCTGCGAGTGTACATCATAAAATAATTTTAATAAAAAAGATGTATACATTTAATGTTGATACTTCAAGGATTTTACTCAAAGAGGTTTTTAAAACTATAGACAAGTATCCAGAAAGAGAATATTATTTTCAAAAACATAAAGCTGTAGCTTTAAATTATTTAGCAATTTTAGATAAGAAGGAAGATAAAATGGAAGCTGCATTATCTAATTATCTAAATGCATTAGATCTTAGTAAAAAGATTTACGATTCTATTACTATGGGGTTGTCTTTTCACAATCTAGGAATGTTTTACAGAAAGCAAAAAGAATTTAAAAAATCTAAAGACTATTTTAGGAAAGCTATTTCAATTAAGAAAAAGATAGGTGATGTAGAAGAGTTAGCTTTGTCATACCATATGTTCTCAGTGACTCATTATCAGGATGAAAACATTGATTCTGCATTGTTTTATGTTAAAAAAACGAAAGCTTTACCATGTTCTAATCTTCGTAAAGCTAAAGTGAATACTAATTTGGCTGCTATATATTATTCTCAAAAGAAATATGATAAATCTAAAGCTATTTATAAAGAAAATATAAAAATGTTGAAAGCAACTAATGATCAAAGTTGGTTATCTACAAGTTATTTAAATTTAGCTGTCTTACATAATGCATTAAAAGAGTATGATAAAGCAGTTCCATACTTAGATACTGCAATTGTTTTAGCAAGAAAAATGAAGCGTAAAGATTTGCTACTAAAACAATACTTTAGTAGGAGTAGTGTACAAGAAACAAGAAAAAAATATAAAAAGGCGCTCGTTGACTATAAAATAGCAATGGCGTATTTTGATACGATAAACGATACTAAAAAAGTAAAA
This genomic stretch from Tenacibaculum jejuense harbors:
- a CDS encoding tetratricopeptide repeat protein; this encodes MKTKLTYLILLFHLTTIIAQNNDGLLQILKDNVTNSTTDSASVHHKIILIKKMYTFNVDTSRILLKEVFKTIDKYPEREYYFQKHKAVALNYLAILDKKEDKMEAALSNYLNALDLSKKIYDSITMGLSFHNLGMFYRKQKEFKKSKDYFRKAISIKKKIGDVEELALSYHMFSVTHYQDENIDSALFYVKKTKALPCSNLRKAKVNTNLAAIYYSQKKYDKSKAIYKENIKMLKATNDQSWLSTSYLNLAVLHNALKEYDKAVPYLDTAIVLARKMKRKDLLLKQYFSRSSVQETRKKYKKALVDYKIAMAYFDTINDTKKVKRITELELNHKFEKEKLANRLQLDNESSKKKLYLLISICIVLLSSIILWLYRKNTKQQIRLSETRLQQQELEKLKTELALVTREKELKNAVVENSIKQEVFKQTLKEIKAILKLDNEQDRKKSLQSITASLLSETVTSNSDLKSYLDKVSFDFKVILDNKLPQLNEREKEILCLMTLGLNATEISKLQNSSVSAIKSSRSRIRKKIGVNSKEDIITYIKNL